The proteins below come from a single Cannabis sativa cultivar Pink pepper isolate KNU-18-1 chromosome 3, ASM2916894v1, whole genome shotgun sequence genomic window:
- the LOC115709921 gene encoding uncharacterized protein LOC115709921 produces MDSRGGCCIARYVAGGGGGGVYGYDMSKVGRIMLRFRPIAPKPVAGGPVSGGNKAEMGETQARGGRGKRRIVKDNNNNTRRCNIKKRNASSPESSDEKRRRLVPEEKVVTLPLLPETPEPKDTPARLSPETRDSPKWLSFENNNNVYGSGRLSVETADPTAVKTSTRPVKLVGSSVTVECVTDTWMDGINKFGLGCTDDERRMNLAQDTCPGFVSDSYGRVTWTNGAYKKLVGQGCEDHDLHHDCSGGDDHDQMMMMVWLVMKERLPVTVLTCPAFTCRVRLQCYTNGNKEIKSSLTLPCDVWRMDCGGFAWRLDVNAALCLGR; encoded by the coding sequence ATGGATAGTAGAGGTGGTTGCTGCATAGCTAGATATGTCGCTggaggaggtggtggtggtgtgTACGGTTATGATATGTCTAAAGTTGGCCGGATAATGCTCCGTTTCCGGCCGATCGCACCCAAACCCGTTGCCGGTGGACCCGTCTCCGGTGGTAACAAAGCTGAGATGGGTGAAACCCAGGCTCGAGGTGGTAGAGGGAAGAGAAGGATAGTAAAAGATAATAACAATAACACCAGACGGTGCAATATCAAGAAGAGAAACGCTTCTTCACCTGAATCTTCCGACGAAAAACGACGTCGTTTGGTTCCAGAAGAGAAGGTTGTGACTCTCCCTCTCTTACCGGAGACTCCCGAACCTAAAGATACCCCGGCAAGGCTTTCTCCCGAGACGAGAGACTCCCCAAAGTGGCTGAGCTTcgagaataataataatgtgtaCGGCAGTGGACGATTGTCGGTGGAGACGGCAGATCCAACGGCGGTTAAGACATCAACGAGGCCGGTGAAGCTGGTGGGTTCGAGCGTGACCGTTGAATGCGTGACTGACACGTGGATGGACGGGATTAATAAGTTTGGGTTAGGATGTACGGACGATGAGAGGAGAATGAATCTTGCGCAGGACACGTGTCCGGGGTTTGTTTCGGACAGTTACGGAAGGGTGACGTGGACAAACGGGGCCTACAAGAAATTAGTGGGCCAAGGGTGCGAGGATCACGATCTTCACCACGATTGTAGCGGTGGTGATGATCATGatcagatgatgatgatggtttGGTTAGTTATGAAGGAGAGGTTGCCTGTGACGGTGCTAACGTGCCCGGCGTTCACATGCAGAGTGAGACTACAGTGCTACACCAATGGGAATAAAGAGATCAAAAGCTCCCTAACACTGCCTTGTGATGTTTGGAGAATGGATTGTGGTGGTTTTGCATGGCGATTGGACGTTAACGCTGCTCTCTGCTTGGGCCGGTAA